The stretch of DNA cttaaataattttgaataacaatcaataggagataatattctaGGGtaacgggttatctaacaatcatgttgcattcttagcttaaaataactaattaatttatttggattgttgattgacaaggttgatattactcataagaatctgtcgagttcttactcgcctattcaagctaacttaatgcctatatgtctatggaattaagattaacaagaatgcatttacacttcctgtatttcaaccgagcaagacaattaggtatatttctatcctaattgcgaatccgttccccgatgtccgggttcaagaacttgctatatttaattctatatgcaatctagaattctcactttcgagttcaactctagattcgtagatagtaattcacttttagctactcagcaaattaattaaaaacagaattaaataaacaatccaatatgataaaattaactttgtcaaattaaacttcaaacatcaatatTCATGTATCGTCCATGACcttagaataatagggttcttagccactcatgttcatacaatcatcaaataatttacaagagtgcataagaatcaataaaagaaggaaaaataagaactcaagatgaattctgTGGTTCCCCAGCTTTTTCGtcgctttttcccccttcccaatatgttatatgccctaaaagaggcgtttttggcttatatattgcgtacaaaagttgtgggccaaagttctcctattcctaatccaaatcagcttcatgGATTGATgttggggtggatgcgtcgcatccacctcgtcctccactttcCAGCTTCGCATACTAGGGTGGATGCATCCtccctttgttcctccatctcagctttgcccaggtgcggatgctaaggcggatgctatgggccgacttcactccTAAgagtgcacgaaatctgattttttttctagattggatgcgacgcatccaacccctcttcctctacctagagcaccttttcttgatatttttgcactccaaacaccctaaatcatcacacacaactcaattagtcataaaactaataattaaatcatgttgggcattttaaagatcaaatagcatcaaaaaagtggttaaaatatgggtaaagtaatatcaacacatatcgaaatatgcccaacatcagtaAATGAAAGaacttttttcatttttcacGAACGTCTTTCCTAAATAGAGAGCATGAAATCTCATGAGATAATTTAAGGGACTTTGTTAATGTGGATTTTCCACTACAAACCTTTCTATAGCTACCCTCGGTTATCATAGCAGCCAGGATTAAGGTCCATGGATTCAAGCTTTATGATTATTAGCGTTGAATTTCCTATAATTTTAAAGTTATAGGATCATATCTACTATTTAttgcaattttaaaaaaattatatatataaatttatatttcgCGTTTAAAGTAGCAGGTTGAGATGAACCTGATTTTTCAAAGTTGTATCTGCGCCCTTGTCTATAACAACGTTTCATCATAACTATCAAGTTTTCTTTGGATATGATTTTCTCTATTATATTTTACCTCTATAACAACATTTTACTTATAGCAGTAATAATCATCATTATTACTGTATACTTTTTGAATTATTACGTCTCTATAACAGCCTAACTCAAATATCTGTTTGTtgtgtttattattttataatagcAAAAATTAATCCACTAATATATTTTATTGGAGACATACCACTATTCTAGACTCAACTTCGTACTCGTGCTTATACTTAAAGTACAACTTCACAGCATGAAAGTATAGTTCCTAACCATTTGGATCCTCTTTATAGCAAGTGTCAAAAGGTCCGTTTGAATTTTCAACCATAGGAATATCTTCTACTACAGCTCTTAATATGTAGAGAAATACAACATAAAAAACAACAGAAAAATAGGTAAAAGTTGTCCCAGTATCCACCAAGATTCCACCATTAATATGTCGTTTGAAATTCAACCATGAGAGTTTTACCGGAACTTCCCTTTCATTAACAATAACTTTATCAATGtttacaaaataaaattaagggTACTTATAATTTGGTAGCAATTTTGCTGATGTTGCTCTTGGCCACTTGCTTATATGGAAACTCATTATCGATCCTTTTCTTGAATGAAAAGTTGGTAGACACATGGAAAATATATACGTCTTAAATTGAGATGGTAAAGAAGATCCACCTTTTCTAATGGAAATACTTTACGCGCAAGGCCAACAATCCCAGAATAGGAAGCATTGAAAAGACCGGTTTGGTCAATACTACATCCAAATGTAACATTGGTCTTTGGTCTAAATCAAAATAAATCACGTCATCTACCATAAAACTTTTTGTTCTTGATCGAGCCGTATATTTTCTATCATAGATACATTTAGAATTATTTTGATCATAATGAAAAGCTGGGTCCGCTAATACATAGATTTGAACTAATTGACCGTGTTCAAACTTTATTTGTCATAGTAAGTATTGTAAACTGGAAGCCCTCTCACACACATTCCATAACAATTGGATGGTGGACCATGATAATAACTTGGCACTGATATTTAACACATTTTCTCAATAACCTCCTTATGTATAGGTGAAGAATAAATTATAGATTATTGTTATAGGCCATTGTTTTAGACAAATGGGGATTGTAGAATAACGCTAAAATATATTTCGAGATATTCTATGATAAATGTAGAATATTTAATTTACTATCCCTCCAGTATATGCATGTAAGATCTGAATTAGTTGTATAATATTTGTTTTCTTTTAGTTTACTCTCCCACTAAAAGAACCATTTTCAACCCATAAATTTTAACACATGTACTTAATTTTAAGTGTGGCAAGTAACGGTCTCTCTTAATTTGAATACCCTACAAACCGTAACTTGATAAAAAATATTAGATTTGGAAAGTGTAGATGAGGTCTTATCTTTAAACCTATGATCTATGAGAAATtatgaaaggaaaaaaaaaattcttacaATCACTCCCTGCAAATCATACGCTTGCCAATACACGATTCTAACAAAAAAGATTGCAATAGCTTTTGTAGGATTCACGAAAACAGAGAGAAAAGAAGAAATGCTAATAATGGTAAACTTGGATACACCTTTAAATTGTAACTTAGAAATTTATATACTTTAATCACATGCATCTACTGTCGAAGGACAAAGTATTTGCTGAAGTATCAAAAGTTAATCCTACACATTGGAGTTGATTAACCCCTAATATTGAGAAGTCTTGCTCCGTTCCTACAAAAACGAGGCAGTAGTGCCCACGAAAGTGCACAACAACTCGCTCTTGTGCCAAAAGCAACATTGTACCTGGATTTTCACTGCCAAAATAAAACTTTACAACAGGAAATACTAAACCAGGACCATTTGGATTATCTTTATAGCAAGTGTCAAAAGGTCCTATTGGATTGTCAACCATAGGAATATCTCGTACTTCAGCTCTAAACGCATAGCGAAATATGACATAAAAATCCTTAGGAAAATGGGTAAAGGTCGTTCCTGTATCCACGATGACTCCACCACGCATATTTGGTTTGAAATTCCACCACGAGGGATTGACCAAAACTTCTTTGTCATTAATAAAATTTTTATAAAGGTTAACATAGAAAAATGAAGGGTACCTTCTATTTGGTAGTAATTTTACTGTTTTTGCTCTTGGATATGTGCTGTTATGAAAACTGATAGTAGATCCCTTTCCCGAATGAATCTTGGTAGACACATGGAAAATAATGACGCTCCAAATTGTGATGGTAAAGAATATCCACCCTTTTTTTGTGGACGTGCTCTGCGTCCAAGCCCAGCAATTCCAGAGAACCAACCGCTGAAATTTGTTCCACTGGTTTGATCTTTGCCACATCCAAACATAACCCTAATTGGTCTTTGGTCTAAAACAAAAGTAATCACATCATCGGCCATGTACCCTTTTGTTCTTTGTCGACTCCCATATGTCATTTAATAGCTACACTCAAAACTATCTAGATCACAAGTAAAAGCTGAGTCCTCAAATATGTAATATTTTGAACCGTATCACAAGCAGTCAACTTTTCTAAAAGTTCTCGATGCAGTAGAATTATGTAATGGATTGTCATTTGGAGGAACCCTCCCTTCTTTAACGTCGTTACCATTTTCAAAATCAAGAATCGAAGCCAAATAACTTGATCTAGCATGAGATCGAGCAAGTCTACTTTCAAGCAATGAGTCGTAGTTCTTAAAGTTTAATTTTTCAAATACATCGCGATGGTAAATAGTAAAAGTATAGGGCGGCATTCGAGGATCTGGAAGCTTAGTTGGATCAAGAGACATGAATCTTTCTTTAGCTAGGTTAATATAAGTGGAGTTAAGGGGTGAAAGATATTTCTCATTAGCCGAAACTGCAATCAGAATTGAGAAAATAATTGACCTCAAAAGGTGAATATGGAACAGGTTTTCCATTTGTATAGAACTTAGTGTACGAAGGTATTTTATCAATTCTTTCATTCGGTATGAAATAGGATCACCACTTCCTGAAATCATCTATATATTTTATAGTAAAATATTTAATTCTACGCCAAAATAGGAAGAAAAACCAGAGCTAATTATAGAGATTTGATTCATTTTGAGAAGCCATAGTGTGAAGTAGGaatgaaataattaaattctcaataataaattttttaccttttttcctttgatataattaatattaagAGAATCAGAGTTTGATTACCTACTGATTTTTATCAAATGAAAGAATATATCTATTTTTTTGTGAAATCTGATGAGATATACAAGAATTAGGTATGGGATCTATAGTATTTAGGAACTTTATTAATGTAGCTCCACTACTATTCAAATTGTATTATGCACCCATTGACAAGGTACAATAATGTGGATGGATGCTTAATACCATTTGAATAGTGGTGAAGCTCGCATACTAAAATATATGTGAAAACCTGCTTAAGCTGGTTGTATGTTTAAGTTCGTTAGGCGGGGTGATTGAGGTATGAATTTTAGGAGGCTGGACCTTCGCCACAGTCCACACATTATGAGATTGGACAAGCCCATTTTTTGCCAAAAATTTATGTAAGCCTTTTACGAAGTTAGTAAAGACCTTTGGATAATAGTTTAGTTGTTCTTAGAAGAATTCAATCTAGCCAGGTAGAAAAGAAGAGGGACAATGTATACAAGGCCCGGGAATAAATTCACCGCCCTATGGCTGATCGACGATTACTAATAGTTCAGGTTTCATACAAGCGAGTTGTAGCTTAAAATCCGAACTATGGATGAATTTTTCCCTCCCACTTCTAATATCATCTATGTACATCTAGCTCACTTCAG from Nicotiana tomentosiformis chromosome 11, ASM39032v3, whole genome shotgun sequence encodes:
- the LOC104117788 gene encoding protein ASPARTIC PROTEASE IN GUARD CELL 2-like, which encodes MRGGVIVDTGTTFTHFPKDFYVIFRYAFRAEVRDIPMVDNPIGPFDTCYKDNPNGPGLVFPVVKFYFGSENPGTMLLLAQERVVVHFRGHYCLVFVGTEQDFSILGVNQLQCVGLTFDTSANTLSFDSRCM